The region aatgggtttatccattcaaacacaaaaattgtaaataatttgtatattctcttctcatctccccaatcatgtttgcacaaatattttcacaaataccaacctaccatacaacatttgcaaaaagggctcccttagagtactaaggatgttttgggtgcttaaaaccttcccattgcataactaacccccttacccagatctttgacgtttttattagtttttgttttgataaaacttctcggtttttgttctctttctaaccttTCCGTTGGATAAttagaagtgcggtggcgactcgaattgtatgatttacttttgatttagtcaataaatctaaaggtaacgaataccccgctacatgATCCAACCCATGCTTGACTCTTTTTCTCTTATACTCTTCCTTATCCACCTTTTCCATATTTACCTGAAGCGAAGTTTTTTTCCTCTCAAGTTTCCATTTAAACTCATTCTTTTCATTAGTGACCAGGTATAGGTTCTTCAACAAGTCTTCATTTTCCTTTGTAAGTTTCTCTAAAGAAGCTCGGAGTCCTTTTGCCTCCTCAATTGGGACATGAGTAGGTTTAGGCTCGGGAAGAGGACcagtggcgactcgaattgtatgatttacttttgatttagtcaataaatctaaaggtaacgaataccccgctacatgATCCAACCCATGCTTGACTCTTTTTCTCTTATACTCTTCCTTATCCACCTTTTCCACATTTACCTGAAGCGAAGTTTTTTTCCTCTCAAGTTTCCATTTAAACTCATTCTTTTCATTAGTGACCAGGTATAGGTTCTTCAACAAGTCTTCATTTTCCTTTGTAAGTTTCTCTAAAGAAGCTCGGAGTCCTTTTGCCTCCTCAATTGGGACATGAGTAGGTTTAGGCTCGGGAAGAGGACCAGACGTCTCTATTTTTAAAGGCATCTTGATTGATCTTACTCTTTCTTTTATCCATTGAAAGTATGGCTCTTTGGTGATACAGTTCTTCTTTCCTATGTCAGCCTTACCTTTCCTATTGACCTTTTCCCATGCCTTCTTGATCCTTGCAAACAAAGTCGGATTCTCAACTCCTAGGTCATGCAGAAAAAAGGCTTCCAAAAACTTCTCCTCGGGAGGTCCCTCCATTGGGTACCTAAGTTGTCTCATGGAAAAGATTGGATTAGCATTAATACAACTACGAGTACCAATGAGTGGTATGTTGGGGAAGTCCCCACAACTGGATATGATTTTTGTACCATCATACTCCATAGAGTACCAGGAAATATTGCTAGATCGGAGTGATCCCAACCTCTGGGGCCAACTAGCATCCTTCTGATCCATAAAGGGACCCCTATTTGGAAGATGGGTCTGCAACCATGTGTACAATAGAGGGGTGCAACAAGAAACTATTCCTCCCTTCTTTGTACTTCTCCAAGTCAGATAATAGAACACATCAGCAAGAAGGGTAGGAAGTAGATTCTTCGTGAGGAAGATGCAAATGGCAGTCATGTCTACAAAATCGTCAAAGTTTGGGAACAGAACGATTCTATAAATAGACAAGGCAATAGTAGCGTAGCAAGCCTCCCAACTTTGGGCTTCCAACAAGGTGTAAGCTCTCTCTATAAGAAAATTGAGTGGAAACCCTTTGGTATTTCCTTTCACTCCCAGGTTTGCAGTAACCTCCTTCTTATGCATGTGAAGGGCAACAACTCTAACTTCATGTTCCAAGATCCCTTCGACACCCATAAATGGAAGTTTGTTTTTTACGGGAATACCAACAAGATGTTCAAATTCCTCCAACATTGGTGCTATTTGAAAATCCTGGACAGTGAAATATCTCATTGGCGAATCATAGAACTGGGCCAAGGTCAAAAGTACCAGTGTGTCTGCTTCTTTGTTCAAGAGACTGAGCAGATTGCATAATCCTTCCCAAAGTTGATCTTGTAGACTGGATGGAGCTGAGAAACCAATTCTTGTAGAACGTCTAATTTAGGATCTTTGAACTTGTATGAGTACGTGCTTCTCTTGTTCGATCCCATACTCTCTAAATGCTTATAACACTGATCCTCTAGTTCCCTGGAAACAAAATGCAAATGTTATGTTTTGATTATGCGATGAACGTGCATGGTTTTAGAGTTACAGGTAACATCAAACTCAGGTTGGGAAGAGTAACAGGAAAAAAACTGGTATCTCTGATTATAGGCACTCCATGGGTAGGCTCTATGGTTGGTAGgctcctagagtcatggatccttcTTGAGAATATCAGTGTTGTGACGAAggctcgtcggacaataataCCCTCAAAATGATCTCTTCTAGGTGAGGTCTTCATATTGTCCCAATGAGGAAGGCTCCTCGTGGgccaatactacacaaccatcgattccaaggttctaaaaaggtccctagagtcactGATTCAACATGAAAACATTATCGCCATGACGAAGGCTCGTCGGAGAATAACATCTCCAAGAGAATCtactctaggcggggtcttcgtattCTCCCAATAAGGAAGACTCCTCGTGGGCCAAAactacacaaccaccatcttAATCCTATGTTTTTCGtagactcgggtagagagcctatctcacagAGTACGAATAATCACAGACCCCCACAAATGCCAATGAGAACCAATAATAAATCACATATAACAAATATAATGAGATATTAGCAAAAAGAAGAAACATAAATCAAACAAAGCTAACActaaacataaataaaaataACTTAGGCCTGACTCTCTCTAGCCTGGAGCTaagtccccagtagagtcgccagttgtcgcatctTGAAAAATGCGATCCTTCGCGAAGCGCTCTCACGCTCACGGAAAAGATGttcgaatagagtcgccaccgaactttatttattccaatgaaggaaagggaaaatatcgataaaacctacaaaaaacaacaaaaagaaaatggtcgtcgcaatcaaatttgggttcgggagtcagttacacaaggggaagatattagcacccctcacgtccgttgtactcaacgggaaccactTAGTTAAATTTACAATAGAGTGTTAGCTAATGTTAATTGTTATCTTCTGCTTACTGAGCAAGAAAAATAAAGGAAGAAATGAAAGACTTAGagttttttaatattaatgtgcctgacaagatttcgtaatcctgctcctacgtatattcaggtgctatgaagaactcaaggcatacgtagttctacccaaagagaactactaggtggattgcttttaaagagagtgatgcttggatcacatttgagcgattaaacctttacttgatgctcgctcttggaggctgaagtctttgtttgtttcgcatcaaaatggatgttgcatactcttttatgaaaatgttttcggggtcgcgcaagggcggaaaacaagtttgattggttgagtgttttgtttggatgacgattactcaaatggccgagtaaggctactcgtatccaagtactcgAGAAGAGGAATAaaaggctctagaccatctcccttttcatccttaattgcaAAAGGATTTAAATAAGCTTAATGTATTTTGGACGAACGATAAATACTCGAATGACtgagtaaggctactcgtatcaAAGTACTCGGGGAAGGGAATGGAAGGCTCCAGACCACCTCCTTTTTTGTCCAAGTTTCTTACGAAAATGAGTTTGAAttaaatttgattatgaaaagagtttggatgtggcgggggttAGAAGTTTTTAAACAGATGACAATTGCTCGAATGGCCGAGTAAGGCTACTCATATCCAAGtaattgaggagaggaatcgaaggctcaagaccatctcctttttcatccCTTTTGGAACTGTATTTAAGTATGATTAGGTATTTTGGATTTGATTAGGGAAAAGGAACTCGACATTAGATC is a window of Lathyrus oleraceus cultivar Zhongwan6 chromosome 6, CAAS_Psat_ZW6_1.0, whole genome shotgun sequence DNA encoding:
- the LOC127094439 gene encoding uncharacterized protein LOC127094439; translated protein: MRYFTVQDFQIAPMLEEFEHLVGIPVKNKLPFMGVEGILEHEVRVVALHMHKKEVTANLGVKGNTKGFPLNFLIERAYTLLEAQSWEACYATIALSIYRIVLFPNFDDFVDMTAICIFLTKNLLPTLLADVFYYLTWRSTKKGGIVSCCTPLLYTWLQTHLPNRGPFMDQKDASWPQRLGSLRSSNISWYSMEYDGTKIISSCGDFPNIPLIGTRSCINANPIFSMRQLRYPMEGPPEEKFLEAFFLHDLGVENPTLFARIKKAWEKVNRKGKADIGKKNCITKEPYFQWIKERVRSIKMPLKIETSGPLPEPKPTHVPIEEAKGLRASLEKLTKENEDLLKNLYLVTNEKNEFKWKLERKKTSLQWKLATKQKKEIRDTLEAEIADLNASLCKSKERAERERRSKEGALAAAQITPDMWKGKCQEAENANEWERYWRGRYDFLLREGEDWMNARENVNVSLAACEETIQFLHKQRNEYRDKFVSLIDFYNGMAKEVPLMLRCTLEDIDDDNIPSSVTDFIYLCEDMMKRFKGELEDLNK